A stretch of the Gossypium hirsutum isolate 1008001.06 chromosome D07, Gossypium_hirsutum_v2.1, whole genome shotgun sequence genome encodes the following:
- the LOC107956553 gene encoding transcription factor BEE 1 translates to MADFSEQSYRQPFPFLDIDPTMESLTQFAELNPQSFILDNSAFNFQTFFPLSINDSLFSNQASQGETMSGFIHNSNQSSVSAQPIFSAKTEVEEISNKRKALDILESSSGNSSSSSPQVSETGIKRRNNSGRGKRAKSNEKEMEKPKEVVHVRARRGQATDSHSLAERVRRGKINERLRCLQDIVPGCYKTMGMALMLDEIINYVQSLQNQVEFLSMKLTAASTYYDFNSESDAMERMQRRKAEEAKELERLMREGYVGIGGVACFHSSSTYGPL, encoded by the exons ATGGCTGATTTCTCAGAGCAAAGTTATAGGCAACCATTTCCTTTCTTGGATATTGATCCTACCATGGAATCACTTACCCAATTTGCTGAGTTAAACCCCCAAAGTTTCATATTAGACAATTCAGCCTTCAATTTCCAGACCTTCTTCCCTCTCTCCATTAATGACAGCTTGTTCAGTAACCAAGCATCTCAAGGAGAAACCATGTCTGGTTTTATCCATAATAGCAACCAAAGTTCAGTGTCTGCTCAGCCCATTTTCAGTGCTAAAACTGAAGTGGAGGAGATTAGCAACAAGAGAAAAGCATTGGATATATTAGAGAGTAGTTCTGGgaactcatcatcatcatctcctCAGGTTTCTGAAACTGGGATCAAGAGAAGAAAT AATTCAGGAAGAGGGAAAAGAGCAAAAAGTAATGAGAAGGAAATGGAGAAACCTAAAGAAGTGGTTCATGTCAGAGCTAGAAGAGGTCAAGCTACTGACAGTCACAGTTTGGCAGAAAgg GTCAGAAGAGGGAAAATAAATGAGAGATTAAGATGCTTGCAAGACATTGTTCCAGGCTGCTACAAG ACCATGGGCATGGCATTAATGCTAGATGAGATAATCAATTATGTGCAGTCCTTGCAGAATCAAGTTGAG TTTCTTTCAATGAAGTTGACGGCAGCTAGCACATATTATGACTTCAACTCAGAGTCAGATGCCATGGAAAGAATGCAG AGGAGAAAAGCAGAGGAGGCAAAGGAGCTTGAAAGATTGATGAGAGAAGGATATGTTGGAATTGGAGGAGTAGCTTGTTTCCACTCATCATCAACATATGGTCCTCTTTGA